Part of the Quercus lobata isolate SW786 chromosome 6, ValleyOak3.0 Primary Assembly, whole genome shotgun sequence genome, CACTTTGACACTTCTTTCAAGCTTTCACATAAGATTTTCTTCGaatttgaaacaaaataataGTCCTGGTGCCGGAAGGTAAAGACAACAAAGATGgaaagagtgtttttttttttttttttttttgatagtcaAACACAAATAGATTTCATTAATTTGAACACTGGTTCATCATGAGTACGTCTCTATGCACTTGGCATTGAATAATTGGTGGGGTATCTTCTACCCACACTACACAATCAGGTATAAACTTGGCATTCTGAGCCATTACATGAGCAGCCCAATTTCCTGTTCTACAGACATAGCTAGCTTTCCACTCCTGGACCGTTTGCCTCCAACGACTAGCACCAGTAATAATCATTTGAATTGAGGTTGGCGGCAAGCACTTACCCAACAGAGCATTGGTAACAATCTGAGCATCACCTTCCAAGATTATTTGCTTAAGTCCAAGGTCCCCTGCTAGCAGTAAACCTTCCTCAAACGCTTTCGCTTCTACTTCCACAGCTCCTAAAGGAAGATTCAGCTTTTTACTCATAGCTCCCATAATTTGGCCTTGGTCATTTCTAATTACAACTCCAATACCACAGCTGTTAGTCTCCCTGAACACCGCCCCATCCACGTTAGCTTTGTACCACCCCTCCCTAGGCGGACTCCAAGCCTGATTTCTCGGCAACACAGGGagcttttcctttatttttcccGAACTGAATTCATCCACCAGCATCTCGGCCTCCTTGACAATAAGCTTCACTGCTTTGCCCCGCCCTTCAAATTTTAAGGAGTTTCTGTTCTTTCATATACACCAAGCCGTAGTAGCAAAACACTCCCAATTTATCTCCCTTTTAAGGAGTGTTTTGgttaccaataaataaataataaattcaatcaTCTGATGTACTGTCCTCGCGTGGTCCTTTCCAAACTTCACGAAATAATTCGGCTTTGTATTTGTATGGTATATATGTTTTAAGGGTTTAAAATCTTTCACTTTCGTaaggtaattttatttttagttatcaAAATCTTATCCATTCAGTTAAAAATGAGTGAATTGGATTTATCTtatcattaatatttaaataaatatattaagtatcatcattttttgaatatatataacattaaagTATTCCAAAATGTAATTGAAAGACAAGGCACGTTACCTCGATTTTGAGAAGATtgatatcaaaatattttattccattACACATTCCGAAAGGGAATTGACAATATTGAGTAAAACAAATTATGATAGGAAAaagcaatgaaaagaaaattcaacatTTAGACAGACCTCTAATTTAGTCAAACTTGGCGTCTCATTATCTCATGCTCCGatgttgaattttcaaaatatctgGGAAGACACACATGTACAAGTACAGGCAGCCTCAGCCTGTTCATCAAAACgaaaaaaaaaccaagtgcACAAAACCGCACCTAAATCTTAAATGGCGAAGCAGGAGGTGAAACTTTTGTCATTTTGGCCTAGCCCATTTGCCTGGAGGGTTGAATGGGCTCTAAAGCTGAAGGGTGTTGATTATGAGTACATTGAAGAAGATGTCTTCAACAAGAGCTCTCTTCTTTTGAAGCTGAACCCAGTTCATAAAATGGTTCCAGTCTTGATTCATGACGGGAAAGTCATCCTTGAATCATTCATCATTCTTGAATACATCGATGAGACCTGGAAACAAAATCCACTGCTGCCTCAACATCCTTATGAAATAGCCCAAGCACGATTTTGGGCTAAATTCGCAGAAGAGAAGGTAATTCCTGTTGGCTTTATATATAGCTTCTTTGAGAAATTGTGCgctctttaattttctttctaatatTACGATATTTAACTATAccagtctctttttttttttttttttggttttaatttaaaagtgGCTTTGATTCATTGTTGACGTTTTgcagatcaaaaacaaaattggaaattgAATGAGATTTGAGAGTAGTGTTTTAACCTTTTAAGTTTCAACCAGAacagaaaatgacaaacaatTAATGGAcaaaccccctttttttttttttttttttttctatggctTACATTGGACAAACCCAATTATCATCACACATGGATAGAGTATGGGAAATTAAAAGTATGTCTAAAAATACTCAATCGATTTCATCTTTTCTTCATATAACCTACAGGTCCTACACTTTTATGAGCATTCTTCTTTACTAAGAGAGATTATCATGTTCCCAAATTAGTGCATAGGAAACGCAAAATTTTATGGATATCACACTTCACACACATATGCTGATGCATAACAACTCACTCATCCTTTCATCACATAATTTTAATCATCCAAAATTTTCTGTTTCTTGGGACAGCTTATGGATGCGGCATGGACTGCTATGTGGTCCCtaggagagaaaaaggagaattCACGAAAATTAGCCATAGAGGCTGTGGAAAAGATAGAGGAAGtgataaaagggaaaaagtTTTTTGGAGGGGAAAGCATTGGGTATTTGGACATTGCACTGGGATGGATCGCTTACTGGCTGCCTATTTGGGAGGAAGTTGGGTCCACGCAGATTGTGGATCCTGCAAAATTTCCTGCCATCATTGCATGGATGAAGAATTTTCTGAATCACGGACTGATCAAACACAATTTACCACCTAGGGACAGAATGCTTGTTTATTTTCATGAGCTTTGGCGTAGCAAAACCTTGTCGGCTGTCCAGCAGGGGTGATTTTCATTTACAGTTTAGTTCTACGTGTTGGGTATGTTTGCAAGTAATGCATTTTAGTTTGGTCATGTGAGAATTTTTCTAATTATGCTCTTTGAGACACAGAAATTATGTAGAAAGCTTGTTCAGTTCTTCATGAATTTTGTCTAATATTTGAAGGGATCTAGCTAGCTAGAAGACTTCAAATAAATACGTGTTGTACTGTTGATTGTGTAAGCCCTgtcaaatgaaataaatttgcaTTATATGTTTCATTCTTGGCTTGattttttagctaaaaccaGCAAACTCATGTTAACTCAAAGCACAATACAGAACcaaaaaacctttttctaaATCATTATGACAACTCGAGGGGCCATTAACATCAATATAACCTTCCAAAGCACAAcactcatgaaaaaaaaaaaaaatcggtgcCACATCATTTCTAATTGGGTGATGATTCTGATGGATGATAGTACTGCTAGTGCTATACACACATGGTTGTTTTTTTCTCAGCCAAATGTAAGTAGAGGGGATTGAATCAAGAACAAACctctatcttttatctcaaaaaaagaaagctaaCCCAATAGAGATTATAGAGGCGACATGCCAATGGCCCACATGAGCCATGTTATGAAGCATAAAGGGTAGACAAGATTTTAGGCCCATTTGGTGTGTTCTGTCCCTACGCCatgagtttcatttttttttgggggtgggtggAGTGCGAATGACAGAGGCGGCcgtaagatttttatttattttttagggtaGTCACTGTTGGGGCCTTTTTTTCTTCACCAATATGATATTTGGAAAGTCAAGATTGGGACTTGACTTTGGGCTTGGAATATAGCCCAAAGGTTATTGGTGAATGTGAAAAGCTCATTTTGCTCAAGGTCTAAGTTGCATTTAACAAAGATTAtaataaagtttcaaaaaatatcCATCGTAAAGAAAAGCTAGCACAAAAGATGGCTCACCACAACAAGTGCTTAAATAATAATCTAGCGGTAAACAATAATAAGTGCTTAAATAATAGTCCAGTGGTAAATAGGAAAAACGTCTAGTGGTAGATGCTTGAAAAATTGATAAATGtatttgcataaaaaaattatgcattccTCCATAGTCGGTTAATATAAAAGTAGACCCATTATAACAAGTACATAAGAGGAAAAATGGTCCAACAGTGAATATAATAGACCTTCAGTGGTAACGTCTGATAAGCTAATAAATGTGTTTAcatgataaaaatcatatatttccTCCTTATTATTAAGTCAACATGAGGGAAAACTTTCATAGTATCCAAGA contains:
- the LOC115951031 gene encoding glutathione transferase GST 23-like — its product is MAKQEVKLLSFWPSPFAWRVEWALKLKGVDYEYIEEDVFNKSSLLLKLNPVHKMVPVLIHDGKVILESFIILEYIDETWKQNPLLPQHPYEIAQARFWAKFAEEKLMDAAWTAMWSLGEKKENSRKLAIEAVEKIEEVIKGKKFFGGESIGYLDIALGWIAYWLPIWEEVGSTQIVDPAKFPAIIAWMKNFLNHGLIKHNLPPRDRMLVYFHELWRSKTLSAVQQG